Proteins encoded by one window of Yamadazyma tenuis chromosome 2, complete sequence:
- a CDS encoding scavenger mRNA decapping enzyme (DcpS) N-terminal family protein (EggNog:ENOG503NX8D; COG:S), translated as MSDISSLISGFQFKQVLQSDPQTKNIALLGTINNENAIVSLEKSHFFISNDTVDINQTVQELQLIQNNDVYYWSAASLVQKLPDLPAAKLNLIYPATETHIQKLSTQVSHYVLETPQMYQEFAVSYIESMKGDRIKWVYNILFEGKESETFVYHDKDPETGFVLLPDMKWDRVSMDSLYLCCIVNRTDISSVRDLNASHASYLQALRNKILEVTCEKYNIQPDQLRLFIHYHPSYYHFHIHCVTIKHPGLGNGINVGKAILLDDVIENIQLASDYYQKKTIGFILGENHGLWNVDGYRNAHLQH; from the coding sequence ATGTCAGATATATCCCTGCTAATTTCAGGCTTCCAATTCAAACAGGTCCTCCAATCGGATCCACAGACTAAGAACATTGCTTTGCTCGGAACTATCAACAACGAGAACGCAATTGTATCTTTGGAAAAATcccatttcttcatctcGAACGATACGGTAGATATCAACCAAACCGTCCAGGAATTGCAATTGATCCAAAACAATGACGTGTACTACTGGTCGGCGGCCTCATTGGTTCAAAAGCTCCCCGATTTACCTGCTGctaagttgaacttgatctACCCGGCCACCGAAACACACATCCAGAAACTAAGTACTCAAGTATCCCATTACGTGCTTGAAACTCCCCAAATGTATCAGGAATTTGCCGTTTCCTACATCGAGTCAATGAAGGGCGATAGAATCAAGTGGGTCTACAATATCTTGTTCGAAGGTAAGGAGAGCGAGACATTTGTGTACCATGACAAAGACCCTGAGACAGggtttgttcttcttccagaCATGAAGTGGGATAGAGTCAGTATGGACTCGTTATACCTCTGCTGTATTGTCAACAGAACAGATATTTCTTCCGTCAGAGACTTGAATGCTTCCCACGCTTCTTACTTACAAGCCTTGAGAAACAAGATTCTTGAGGTTACCTGTGAAAAGTATAACATTCAACCCGATCAGTTGAGACTATTTATTCACTATCACCCTTCCTACTACCATTTCCATATACACTGTGTGACCATCAAGCATCCGGGACTTGGAAACGGTATCAACGTTGGGAAAgccattttgttggatgatGTCATTGAAAATATCCAGTTGGCCAGCGACTACTACCAGAAAAAAACCATTGGTTTCATTTTGGGAGAAAACCACGGGCTTTGGAACGTAGACGGCTACAGAAACGCCCATTTGCAACACTGA
- a CDS encoding uncharacterized protein (EggNog:ENOG503NY3B; COG:F) — MKKGPIANSDNIPYDYIVIIDSGSKGSRVFVYNWLNPSHALKGSVDLNQYQSFKDFKLVKSATTQDNGTTPESDDEDQDNSDSDSDSDPDSNSGSKPQKQKQKPTKQKSYKARLPKVNSNKKWKHKVKPGISTFNLSPQKIGNHHLRPLLAVASRVVPKSQHHRTPIFLHSTAGMRLLTPTEQQKILDTVCEYFQSNSDFFLPDCASHINVIEGDVEGLYGWLAINYLVGAFDDPQNHQHGKNHTTYGLLDMGGASTQVVFQPNHSEITEHQNNLYNVSLCQLPKLKHSQPDNAVGKYLRPSPLAFSVYSDSFLGLGMSQAYTKFLGFLVANSPTKPGVFYNPPISDPCLPKGYVSNLKLGDDRYDFTGDSNFETCLNSIFPILSQSSYRSSSPHSGNCKQDNDDSKVSSCLLNDLIPAFDFDINHFYGVSGYWYAISTLMSYNQPQLSPRVEKHPTDTEYDYKVISENTKNICSKSYSELIDLNKMRPESQQLSTEELTNLCFKSSWILNFLHLGLGFPRFGIDEIKQDDKFKSLRLVDKIKGSEFSWTLGRAILYANDEYVEAFNNYTSQNSVASPSLLARAGFTYTPSPNSFHYGSEQNGVAKRPQFVKPVPNAKYNYYDYEKSSSKGKNESKWDIEPHRWYGGFMFLVLLSLIFWLLLGSKGRSRIVVRIKNDYQKAKDMVSSWTNHTYQRVSDVEIGEYQLQNLEVPTPSPPANFVIGE, encoded by the coding sequence ATGAAGAAAGGCCCTATCGCCAACAGTGACAATATTCCCTATGACTacatcgtcatcatcgacCTGGGCTCCAAGGGCTCACGAGTGTTTGTCTACAACTGGCTCAACCCATCTCACGCTTTGAAGGGTCTGGTGGACTTGAATCAGTACCAGTCGTTTAAAGACTTTAAACTCGTGAAGTCGGCCACTACCCAAGACAATGGTACTACCCCCGAATCCGACGACGAGGACCAGGACAACTCGGACTCGGACTCGGACTCGGACCCGGACTCCAACTCCGGCTCCAAGccccaaaaacaaaaacaaaaaccaaccaaacaaaaactgTACAAAGCCCGACTCCCCAAagtcaactccaacaaaaaaTGGAAACACAAGGTCAAACCCGGCATCTCCACCTTTAACCTCAGTCCACAGAAAATAGGAAACCACCACCTCAGGCCACTTTTGGCGGTGGCCAGCCGCGTGGTCCCCAAGTCCCAGCACCACCGTACCCCCATATTCTTACACTCCACCGCCGGAATGCGTCTTTTGACCCCCACCGAACAAcagaagatcttggacaCCGTGTGTGAGTATTTCCAGCTGAACTccgacttcttcttgccGGACTGTGCCTCTCACATCAATGTCATTGAGGGTGATGTCGAAGGGCTCTACGGGTGGTTGGCCATCAACTATCTTGTGGGCGCATTTGACGATCCCCAGAACCACCAGCACGGCAAGAACCACACGACCTACGGGCTCTTGGATATGGGTGGCGCCTCCACTCAGGTTGTGTTTCAGCCCAACCACTCCGAGATCACCGAGCACCAGAACAACTTGTACAATGTGAGCTTGTGCCAGCTTCCTAAACTCAAGCACCTGCAACCAGACAACGCGGTGGGCAAGTACTTGAGGCCTTCTCCGTTGGCCTTTAGCGTTTACTCCGATTCGTTCTTGGGGTTGGGAATGTCGCAGGCCTATACCAAGTTTTTGGGGtttttggttgcaaattcCCCCACAAAACCCGGGGTCTTCTATAACCCGCCAATTTCAGACCCCTGCTTGCCCAAGGGATACGTCAgcaacttgaagttgggcGACGACAGGTATGATTTCACCGGTGACTCCAACTTCGAAACGTGCTTGAACTCCATCTTCCCCATTTTGTCCCAAAGCTCCTACCGCTCCAGTTCGCCACATTCAGGGAATTGCAAGCAGGACAATGATGACAGCAAGGTCAGCTCGTGTCTcttgaacgacttgatTCCGGCGTTTGACTTTGACATCAACCATTTCTATGGGGTGAGTGGATACTGGTATGCTATTTCCACCTTGATGCTGTACAACCAGCCCCAACTATCCCCAAGAGTCGAGAAACACCCTACCGATACTGAATACGACTACAAAGTGATTTCCGAAAACACCAAGAATATCTGCTCTAAGTCGTACAGTGAATTGATAGATCTAAATAAAATGAGACCTGAGAGTCAGCAGCTTTCCACCGAagaattgaccaacttgtGTTTCAAGTCGTCGTggatcttgaactttttgcATTTGGGTCTTGGGTTTCCTCGATTTGGCATTGACGAAATTAAGCAGGAcgacaagttcaagtcgttgCGGTTGGTGGATAAAATCAAAGGGTCCGAGTTCTCCTGGACTTTGGGAAGAGCCATTCTTTACGCCAATGATGAATATGTTGAAGCCTTCAACAACTATACGCTGCAGAACTCGGTGGCATCTCCCAGCCTCTTGGCTCGTGCTGGGTTCACCTACACGCCGTCTCCTAATTCCTTTCACTACGGAAGCGAACAGAACGGAGTGGCCAAAAGACCCCAGTTTGTGAAGCCCGTTCCTAATGCCAAGTACAATTACTATGACTACGAGAAGAGTAGCAGTAAGGGCAAAAACGAACTGAAATGGGATATCGAGCCTCATCGGTGGTATGGAGGGTTTATGTTTTTAGTGTTGTTGAGTCTTATATTCTGGCTCCTTTTGGGACTGAAAGGCCGGTCTAGGATTGTTGTACGCATAAAAAATGACTATCAGAAGGCAAAGGACATGGTGCTGTCGTGGACTAATCACACCTATCAACGGGTCAGCGACGTGGAGATTGGTGAGTATCAGCTTCAAAATTTGGAAGTTCCAACGCCGTCACCTCCGGCAAACTTTGTCATTGGGGAGTAG
- a CDS encoding uncharacterized protein (EggNog:ENOG503PV8M) — translation MEDSSNDDTNSSFDIDLSNVGSSTPTNSSFLSPIKQFDNLNINNLSDIHEEDLEVGNDTIDNSNSSDDEEDNAAHTPHVTSRPVFVGKRKRANVSDVDMVTPTSFHSRSTHSQPSQKSDSMSVCSHTDTSLSNFKLSFSNSDSTPCPVPAKKKLKFLTDATPISNKKHLLNLSHSVKTTVSEVSYEFHDYQQYQHDSDVETSSPMPFAALESQSTPISQSTPSNSRAPSPESSPSAAYGADVSAGAASPVGSDDSSNRSAGSSPSSPHHPVLPSVNGYRLIPTDHQYEIVADITNDSEVHIADQRIEFDQEDSSNPRATDPYLCAPPEDPKENRLEIRRKYMASFQVPLLNVPSSKAEILEAISAESVLGFYEFIRLKDETLTELVRKERLRWHPDRWVSTHEDRDVIHAVSSCLNAVWEQL, via the coding sequence ATGGAAGACTCCAGCAATGACGACACAAACTCGTCGTTCGACATCGACCTCAGCAACGTCGGCTCACTGACCCCCACCAATTCGTCGTTCCTATCGCCCATCAAGCAGTtcgacaacttgaacatcaacaatCTTTCCGACATCCACgaagaagacttggagGTGGGAAATGATACCATTGACAACTCGAACTCGAGcgacgacgaagaagacaatGCCGCCCACACTCCACACGTGACCAGCCGCCCTGTGTTTGTCGGCAAGCGCAAGCGGGCAAATGTGTCGGATGTGGACATGGTGACACCTACGTCGTTCCACAGTCGGTCTACCCATTCACAACCATCACAAAAATCTGACTCGATGTCAGTGTGCTCTCACACGGATACACTGCTACTGAACTTCAAGCTcagcttctccaactcgGACTCCACGCCGTGCCCGGTGCCggccaagaagaaattgaagtttctCACCGATGCCACACCCATCTCCAACAAGAAACAccttttgaacttgtcgCACTCGGTGAAGACCACCGTCAGCGAGGTATCGTACGAGTTCCACGACTACCAGCAGTACCAGCATGACCTGGACGTGGAAACGAGTCTGCCGATGCCGTTTGCGGCGTTGGAGCTGCAGTCGACGCCTATTTCTCAGAGCACGCCGTCCAACTCACGGGCCCCGTCGCCAGAACTGTCGCCAAGCGCCGCCTATGGGGCCGACGTGTCTGCCGGTGCTGCGTCGCCCGTGGGACTGGACGACTCGTCCAACCGCCTGGCCGGCTCGTCCCCCAGCTCGCCCCACCACCCGGTGCTACCGTCCGTCAACGGCTACCGCCTCATCCCCACCGACCACCAGTACGAAATCGTCGCCGATATCACCAACGACAGCGAAGTGCACATCGCCGACCAGCGCATTGAATTCGACCAGGAAGACAGTTCTAATCCTCGTGCCACAGATCCGTATCTTTGTGCACCTCCAGAAGACCCCAAGGAAAACCGTCTTGAGATCCGCCGCAAATACATGGCAAGCTTCCAGGTGCCGCTTCTAAATGTGCCGTCGCTGAAGGCAGAGATTCTCGAGGCGATTTCGGCGGAATCGGTGCTTGGGTTCTACGAATTTATCCGGCTTAAAGATGAGACATTGACCGAACTAGTACGAAAAGAACGGTTGCGATGGCATCCAGACCGATGGGTAAGCACCCATGAAGACCGTGACGTTATTCATGCGGTTTCCAGCTGTTTGAACGCAGTGTGGGAACAACTATAG
- a CDS encoding uncharacterized protein (COG:Q; EggNog:ENOG503NYNW), whose product MVLDVRSVAVIGGGPSGIASVYELTHTERGGISTITLEGDGKAAKNPQFTKIVGFEQRERAGGSWNPSFDQTDLEVPPQDILDTERYNEPDVISPPADVPAGLEGSSEQNPVKTDFDQKARDLSWRFGGVYKDLYTNVPARFTRFSYMENEDKFHDEKRTIYPLMSQVELCKRIQTFVAKEGIEKYYRFNSRVESVVKTESGKWLLSIRKVYDGDHEEWYQEEFDAVLVAIGHFGVPVFPHTTGLAEFNRNFPGVVSHANSYRNHEDFRDKKVLVVGGSISTMNTIQYVLRLAKSFTVALREENKVYKWVNSALRTGGVILKPQIDSIDGKTGEITFKDGSRDSGFDKIVFSTGYHFHFPFLKGLVKFDRQKRRLPGLYYNTFWIEDPTIASTGLTSSTLTFFCMETSAAAIAGVWSGVTELPSKEEQIKWEIERAESPPVEGFLYFAHTKMEEQFLKPMSRFFTKNRRSPFYKDGIHVGDVDIAVDRIQKIFYSIRDGKLPIKDTLYE is encoded by the coding sequence ATGGTATTGGATGTGCGGTCGGTCGCCGTTATAGGCGGGGGCCCCAGTGGAATAGCTAGCGTATACGAATTGACTCACACAGAAAGAGGAGGTATTTCCACCATCACTCTCGAGGGAGATGGAAAGGCCGCAAAAAACCCTCAGTTCACCAAGATCGTGGGATTTGAACAACGTGAAAGGGCTGGTGGCAGCTGGAACCCATCGTTCGACCAGACGGACTTGGAAGTGCCACCACAAGATATCTTGGATACCGAGCGGTACAATGAGCCTGATGTCATTAGTCCTCCAGCAGATGTTCCTGCTGGGCTCGAAGGCAGCCTGGAACAAAACCCTGTCAAGACTGATTTCGACCAGAAAGCCCGAGACTTGCTGTGGCGGTTTGGAGGTGTTTACAAGGACCTTTACACCAACGTTCCTGCGAGGTTCACACGGTTCTCGTACATGGAGAACGAAGATAAGTTCCACGATGAAAAACGGACAATATACCCATTGATGTCCCAGGTGGAATTATGTAAACGGATCCAGACGTTTGTGGCCAAAGAAGGCATTGAAAAGTACTACAGGTTCAACTCACGGGTGGAGTCGGTGGTCAAGACGGAGTCTGGTAAATGGTTGTTGAGCATTCGAAAGGTTTACGATGGAGACCATGAAGAATGGTACCAGGAAGAGTTTGACGCAGTGCTTGTGGCAATAGGACACTTTGGGGTGCCAGTATTCCCCCATACCACCGGATTAGCGGAGTTCAACCGAAACTTTCCGGGAGTGGTTTCTCATGCCAATAGTTACAGAAACCATGAAGATTTTAGAGATAAAAAGGTATTGGTGGTAGGAGGAAGTATCAGTACCATGAACACCATTCAGTACGTTCTTCGGTTGGCTAAGTCGTTCACGGTGGCTTTGCgagaagaaaacaaagTGTACAAGTGGGTTAATAGTGCTTTGAGAACCGGAGGTGTTATTTTAAAGCCTCAGATCGACAGCATCGATGGCAAGACCGGTGAAATCACCTTCAAGGATGGATCCCGGGATTCAGGGTTCGACAAGATTGTGTTTTCCACCGGCTATCATTTCCATTTCCCGTTTTTGAAGGGATTAGTAAAGTTTGATCGTCAGAAGAGGAGACTTCCTGGTTTGTACTACAACACCTTTTGGATCGAAGACCCTACGATTGCAAGCACGGGATTGACATCATCAACCTTGACGTTTTTCTGTATGGAGACCAGTGCCGCAGCTATAGCTGGTGTATGGTCGGGGGTTACCGAGCTCCCATCAAAAGAAGAGCAGATAAAGTGGGAAATTGAAAGAGCAGAATCTCCTCCAGTAGAAGGCTTTCTTTACTTTGCCCATACAAAGATGGAAGAGCAATTTTTGAAGCCAATGTCTCGGTTCTTTACTAAGAATAGACGGTCTCCATTTTACAAGGATGGAATTCATGTGGGAGATGTTGATATAGCTGTGGACAGAATCCAAAAAATCTTTTACCTGATTAGGGATGGGAAGCTTCCTATTAAGGATACGCTCTATGAGTGA
- the RHB1 gene encoding GTP-binding protein (EggNog:ENOG503NYZW; COG:S) → MVKARKFAVVGSRSVGKSSMIVRFVEDYFVESYYPTIENQFSKNVTYKNQEYEIEILDTAGQDEFSMINEKHLVGIHGYVLVYSVTSIQSFQVIEVIRDKILNSTGSESIPMVLVGNKCDLNYQRQVETSEGEALAKSFNCKFLETSVKDNLNIAKSFECLIDQIEAIQNPVAKPEPKCVVM, encoded by the coding sequence ATGGTCAAAGCTAGAAAGTTCGCCGTGGTGGGCTCCCGGTCAGTTGGCAAGTCCTCCATGATTGTCCGGTTCGTGGAAGACTACTTTGTCGAATCCTACTATCCCACCATCGAAAACCAGTTCAGCAAAAACGTCACCTACAAGAACCAAGAGTACGAAATCGAGATTTTGGACACCGCTGGACAAGACGAGTTCAGCATGATAAATGAAAAACATTTGGTGGGAATTCACGGATACGTTCTCGTATACTCGGTTACATCCATTCAGTCGTTCCAAGTCATAGAAGTCATCCGTGACAAAATCCTTAACTCCACCGGCAGTGAGTCCATTCCCATGGTGTTGGTGGGCAATAAATGTGATTTAAATTATCAGAGACAAGTGGAAACATCTGAGGGTGAAGCGTTGGccaagtccttcaactgCAAATTTTTAGAGACGTCCGTCAAGGACAACTTAAATATCGCCAAGAGTTTTGAGTGTCTTATCGACCAGATTGAGGCCATCCAAAATCCGGTGGCCAAACCTGAGCCCAAGTGTGTGGTAATGTAG
- the MDM12_1 gene encoding Mitochondrial distribution and morphology protein 12 (COG:U; EggNog:ENOG503Q3NA) has protein sequence MSFDINWDNLVGDESINESIRRFLDEQLQSLTLPSFISDLSVSGFDLGSTAPDISILHVGDPFDEFYDENLKDIDERLKSLNMSYMHGRNSYEYSSDEDDYNDHPNDNDNASTNISILEFPKIGGKSGAELHRQEQTLTRSSSDSLSLMLGNSNLNFLHNHNLNNLGLGNLNSPSHIPTRADTPTRFLNHVTRPGSYRDPSSFTGSDRHENDIQLTMEVNYHGDLEINVLVNLLVNYPSPKFISLPIKLHITGLVIHSIAVVAYLRNSVFVSFLCDVNEQTSDYFSSSIHSYGVNSPANPGNSGGNFVEYINSSNTQERIDIIKKVKIESEIGGVEQNVLRNVGKVEKFLIDGLRSLLREEVAWPSWLCFDLSDDDDHESASPNASE, from the coding sequence ATGTCTTTTGATATAAACTGGGACAACCTCGTGGGAGATGAGAGCATCAACGAGAGCATCCGCCGGTTTCTTGACGAGCAGCTCCAATCGCTAACGCTCCCGTCCTTCATCAGTGACCTCTCGGTGTCTGGATTCGATTTGGGCTCCACTGCCCCAGATATCTCGATTCTTCACGTAGGAGATCCATTCGATGAGTTCTACGAcgagaacttgaaagacATAGATGAGCGCctcaagagcttgaatATGAGCTATATGCATGGGCGCAACAGCTACGAGTACTCCAGCGATGAGGACGACTATAATGACCATCCTAATGACAATGATAATGCCAGCACCAACATCTCGATATTGGAGTTCCCGAAAATAGGCGGCAAGTCTGGGGCAGAACTCCACCGCCAGGAGCAGACCCTCACGCGAAGCTCGCTGGACTCGTTGTCGTTGATGCTTGGAaattccaacttgaacttcctTCACAACCACAACCTCAATAACCTAGGGCTTGGAAACCTCAACTCCCCCAGCCATATACCCACACGAGCCGATACTCCCACGCGGTTTCTCAACCACGTCACGCGGCCTGGCTCGTACCGAGATCCGTCCAGCTTTACTGGTTCTGATAGGCATGAAAATGATATTCAGTTGACGATGGAAGTCAACTACCACGGcgacttggaaatcaatgtGCTTGTCAACCTTCTTGTCAACTACCCTTCACCCAAGTTCATCTCGCTCCCCATCAAACTCCATATCACAGGTTTGGTTATCCACTCAATTGCGGTGGTAGCCTACTTGCGAAACCTGGTATTTGTGTCGTTTCTATGTGATGTGAATGAGCAAACCTCGGACTACTTCTCGTCTTCGATCCATTCGTATGGGGTCAACTCTCCCGCCAATCCAGGTAACTCGGGGGGAAACTTCGTCGAGTATATCAACTCCAGTAACACCCAAGAGCGTAtagatatcatcaagaaggTAAAAATCGAGTCTGAAATCGGAGGAGTTGAGCAGAACGTGTTGAGGAACGTGGGAAAGGTCGAGAAGTTCCTTATTGACGGGCTTCGGAGTTTGCTTCGAGAGGAAGTAGCTTGGCCCAGCTGGTTGTGCTTTGACTTGCTGGACGACGATGATCATGAGTCTGCCAGTCCCAACGCCAGTGAGTAA
- a CDS encoding uncharacterized protein (COG:S; BUSCO:EOG092624SJ; EggNog:ENOG503NUHS): MQISKNQAAELSYIDITRLTFEAVMQVVIICLAGFFAAKSGLLNTNGQKVISSLNVDLFTPCLVFSKLAPSLSFKKMVDIIVIPIFFCLSTSISYVSSRFMGRILHLNEPETDFVTAMGVFGNSNSLPVSLTLSLAYTLPDLFWDDIEGDTSDQVASRGILYLLIFQQLGQILRWSWGYNKLLRTRSHEELTTYHNIKSDNESADGTGSSDNGESRSLLADQSSRMLTFTQAVDDSSDDSSDDSSMPPPTGVWAKIRENKYLQQFLGFMNPPLYAMLISILVASVPQLQRLFFTKGTFMSNTVTKAVSQLGSVSIPLILIVLGSNLYPSNDIPPPSRHYNKIIFGALLSRMLLPSLVLLPVITLCVRFFKISILDDPIFLLVAFILTTSPPAIQLSQITQLNGIYQKEMSGVLFWGYVVFSLPSTIFIVVVSLEVLKWANP; this comes from the coding sequence ATGCAGATTTCCAAGAATCAAGCTGCCGAACTATCGTATATCGACATCACCCGCTTGACGTTTGAAGCCGTCATGCAAGTGGTGATCATCTGCCTTGCCGGCTTTTTTGCGGCCAAATCGGGCCTCTTGAACACAAACGGACAAAAAGTTATTTCATCCTTAAACGTCGACTTGTTCACTCCTTGCTTGGTGTTCAGCAAGTTGGCGCCCTCGTTGTCGTTCAAAAAAATGGTCGacatcatcgtcatccCCATTTTCTTCTGCTTATCCACTTCCATATCGTATGTTTCTTCTCGCTTCATGGGCAGAATACTACACTTGAATGAGCCAGAAACTGATTTCGTGACGGCCATGGGCGTGTTTGGAAACTCAAACTCGTTACCGGTGTCGTTGACGTTGTCTTTGGCATATACATTGCCCGATCTTTTCTGGGACGATATCGAAGGTGATACCAGCGACCAAGTGGCTTCTCGAGGAATACTATATTTGCTTATATTCCAGCAATTGGGCCAGATTTTACGGTGGTCCTGGGGCtacaacaagttgttgcGCACGCGATCCCATGAAGAATTGACAACCTACCACAACATCAAAAGTGACAACGAGTCAGCTGACGGCACCGGCTCCAGCGACAATGGAGAATCCCGGTCATTATTGGCAGACCAATCGTCCAGGATGTTAACGTTTACGCAGGCTGTAGACGACTCGTCCGACGACTCTTCCGACGACTCATCCatgccaccaccaacggGTGTGTGGGCCAAGATCCGGGAAAATAAgtatttgcagcaattTTTGGGGTTCATGAATCCTCCACTTTATGCCATGTTAATTTCAATTCTCGTGGCATCGGTGCCCCAGTTGCAACGGTTGTTTTTCACCAAGGGAACGTTTATGTCCAACACCGTCACCAAAGCCGTCAGTCAGCTTGGATCGGTGTCGATTCCCTTGATCTTGATAGTGTTGGGTTCCAACTTGTACCCATCGAACGACATTCCACCTCCTTCCCGCCATTACAACAAGATCATTTTCGGGGCGTTGTTGTCACGGATGCTTCTCCCGTCGTTGGTGCTTCTTCCGGTGATCACGTTGTGTGTAcggtttttcaaaatcagCATTTTGGACGACCCCATTTTCTTGCTTGTGGCGTTCATTTTGACGACATCGCCGCCGGCCATTCAGCTTAGTCAGATCACCCAGTTGAACGGGATCTATCAGAAGGAGATGTCGGGGGTGTTGTTTTGGGGATACGTGGTGTTTTCGCTTCCTTCCACCATATTTATTGTGGTGGTGagtttggaggtgttgaagtgGGCCAACCCATAG